In Pseudomonas nunensis, a single window of DNA contains:
- a CDS encoding glycosyltransferase, which translates to MHVIITAIGSAGDVHPFVGIGRALAARGHRITFCASAAFAPLIERCGFRFLPLGTAEDYETVMADPALWRTRTSLPTLWKTVASTLREQYQLLEAACDDETVMLGSLWAFSARLLQEKRGIPLITAQVSPFGFWSAASPSVHPPGTNLPAFVPFPVKRLVLRLVERTFLDGLMKPELNRFRRELGLPPTKRIISEWICSPDGVLGLFPHWFAEVASDWPSHTVLTGFPLFDESGFQPRDSELEDFLSEESPVVFTPGSTQVNGEEYFAAAVEALKSVNRRGVFLTRQAVDPAMAAAGQILVRRYVPMSRILPHTAALVHHGGVGTTALAMAAGVPQVATPFAHDQFDNAARMQRLGCGVSLSPPASGEALAKALDTVLTSPEVRANCARYRALIPGGDSASEAAALQVEALALARLKTYRVA; encoded by the coding sequence ATGCATGTGATCATTACGGCCATCGGCTCTGCCGGTGACGTTCATCCTTTTGTCGGTATCGGCCGCGCGCTCGCCGCACGCGGTCACCGGATTACCTTTTGTGCCAGCGCGGCATTCGCGCCGTTGATCGAGCGTTGTGGCTTCAGGTTTTTGCCACTGGGCACTGCCGAAGACTATGAGACGGTCATGGCTGACCCGGCGCTGTGGCGCACGCGAACCTCGCTGCCTACCCTCTGGAAAACCGTCGCCAGCACGCTGCGCGAGCAGTACCAATTGCTGGAGGCTGCGTGTGACGATGAGACGGTGATGCTCGGTTCGCTGTGGGCGTTTTCGGCGCGGCTGCTCCAGGAAAAACGCGGCATCCCACTGATCACCGCACAGGTCTCGCCGTTCGGTTTCTGGTCGGCCGCTTCGCCCTCGGTGCATCCGCCGGGCACCAACCTGCCAGCCTTTGTGCCGTTTCCGGTGAAACGCCTGGTGCTGCGTCTGGTCGAGCGAACCTTTCTCGACGGGCTGATGAAACCGGAGCTCAACCGCTTCCGCCGCGAGCTGGGGTTGCCACCGACCAAACGGATTATCAGCGAATGGATCTGCTCACCCGACGGGGTGTTGGGCTTGTTCCCGCATTGGTTCGCCGAAGTGGCATCGGACTGGCCGAGCCACACCGTGTTGACCGGTTTCCCGCTGTTCGACGAATCCGGATTCCAGCCACGCGACAGCGAACTGGAGGACTTCCTCAGCGAAGAATCACCGGTGGTGTTTACTCCCGGCTCGACCCAGGTCAATGGCGAAGAATATTTCGCCGCTGCCGTCGAAGCGCTGAAATCGGTCAACCGCCGCGGGGTGTTCCTGACCCGGCAAGCGGTGGACCCGGCAATGGCTGCCGCCGGGCAAATCCTGGTGCGTCGCTACGTGCCGATGAGCCGCATCCTGCCCCACACCGCCGCACTGGTGCACCACGGTGGCGTCGGCACTACCGCGCTGGCGATGGCCGCCGGCGTACCGCAAGTGGCGACGCCGTTTGCCCATGACCAGTTCGACAACGCGGCGCGCATGCAGCGTCTGGGTTGCGGCGTGAGCTTGTCGCCGCCGGCCTCCGGCGAAGCGCTGGCCAAGGCACTCGACACGGTGTTGACCAGCCCTGAAGTGCGCGCCAATTGCGCTCGTTATCGTGCGCTGATTCCCGGCGGCGACAGCGCCAGCGAAGCGGCGGCATTGCAGGTCGAGGCACTGGCACTCGCTCGCCTGAAGACGTACCGCGTCGCGTAA
- a CDS encoding amino acid adenylation domain-containing protein produces MTQVTPVSSDLLYPLTAPQLDIWLDQRLHEDSPLYNIGGYARINGAVDATRMQHAIDQVVSRHDALRTQLVPGSVDHPLPRQRFLASVSAAYSLIDVSAQADPEAAALALLEENLQTPFSFDDGPLYRTELLKVREDLYYFFFNCHHLIVDGWSFAMIGKAISEAYSASEPMLPAPSYQAFLEQQGSEKASAAFQRQRHYWLEKYRTLPEPLLAPRTESRVGQGLVPSQNHTWRLPRALYNRLGELTKASGQGSIFHVMLGALYSYFARVAQRDEIVIGLPILNRANAAHKATVGLFVGMSPVRLSLGTDLTFAELVGQIALTLKQDYRYQRYPLSELNRELGLHNLGRRQLFDLVVSFEQDQDTWYDATLAHPVKLSNGYEQNPLAMHVREAGPDDDVWMHFIYNEAYFDAAQIDALQQRFMSLLHAVAADFDVPVNALELMPAAERLLLDEWNRTEVDYPKQPLLHELIEAQVAARPDAIAVRFENQSLTYDALNRQANQLAHALLERGIRPDDRVAICVERSLEMVVGLLGILKAGAAYVPLDPGYPADRLSHMLSDSEPGVLISTRALLDSLPAVTVPVLCLDTDREQLARQPDENPVLGLTPQHLAYVIYTSGSTGLPKGVMNQHDGVVNRLLWARDAYGVDEHSVVLQKTPFSFDVSVWEFFLPLLSGAQLVVAAPGGHQDPGYLMDIMASAGITLLHFVPSMLQVFLDQAEHKRLPALKQVLCSGEALPYALQERFFEQLPNVQLHNLYGPTEAAIDVTAWHCRPGVHNGIVPIGQPIANTQLHVLDGNLQPLPPGIAGELHIGGIGVARGYLNRPELTAERFIRDPFQADPQTRLYKTGDLGRWLPDGSLEYLGRNDFQVKIRGLRIELGEIESRLVACEGVKEAVVIARQQTEGDAWLCAYLVGEPGVELSPQTLQATLQQQVPDYMVPRHLIQLEQFPLNVNGKLDRKALPEPDETLGRRDATAPRSALEHTLAELWRDNLKRSELGIHDNYFMLGGDSLKVIHLQVKAREQGIALTLAQIYQHPSIAQLAESVEAHGGTSTRLAPLAHVAPFAQVPEAIRLASAGEFDDVFAASQLQVGMIYHSMMHPDSAIYHDIFRYRLRLKWDPVAWDRACRALIQRHPALRMSFDVGHTEAPMARVHSVVESPVQLIVSPSPADREQAVATYIEERKRHREDWHQAPLYQFGVAVGTDEIDLVFSFHHAILDGWSVATLMRDLITLYTSETPLPALSTTPADFVVLEQAAMASEVHRQFWRDYLHDAPAASMTSWTHAVAPDPTPHRSAYREMPAADVARLEAFCRDQDLPLRAVLLAAHGFAQAIVSNQQEVLCGVISHGRPEFEDSAQVLGLFLNSLPIRFSTQGSNWLDVIRGLMHQEQQVFAHRRYPFALIHRETDVALNVVFNYVDFYVLNDLLAPGEEILTGWETTEASNYDLLTTAGRHPSNGSLMLKTDYRTARVATSQVEVYADYMLRTLELMIANPDAPPRIPDWMPRIEHTAPATHGNLSTLLLDSFARYDEQVAVSFAQTSLSYRQLADRSAQLASWLHRRGIGPGDRVAIMMPRSPELIIALLGVIQAGAAYVPIDMSYPQDRIRLILDDSQPRLVLSGDGSTNLVATLGSQVERRHWEGVVAEFDDNLARCHQRVASIAAGICGDDNAYLLYTSGSTGRPKGVAMPHHALGNMIRWQTRQQDATNAPLKTLQYSPISFDVSFQEILSTLSSGAELVMIDEALRYDFIRLLKFIGAQEINRLFLPYVAFQGLAEVAMQLGIRPASLRQINVAGEQLKITAEIRHLIDSLDDCRVENHYGPTEAHVVTSLRLEGASADWPNMPPIGVPIDGVRMHVLDAAGNACPVGVSGDLFIEGLCLANGYWNQPDLTAERFVYRELEGENRRLYETGDVGFYLPWGDLIYQGRSDAQVKIRGYRVELGEIEVAMLGSAQFGADIQQVAVIDKQAADGGRYLVGFVQVMPGRELDLDRLKAEMRLTLPDYMLPNTLVSIAHIPLGPTGKIDRQRLQKVDVQTTLLRPFTAPRNTWEDLLQAYWQETLELEEISVHDNFFELGGNSLKAVRLIAMLARHQGCEPSLSDFIQAPTIAEFAQVLQQSEAGHGQTGALVDFKNAKRVPTLFLVHPIGGHVLCYAALARVLKDRVQLYALQAPGTWDSRAPLQSVQAQAVHYADAIEQVAPTGPLNIGGWSYGGVVAYELASELKRRGRRLHNVFLLDTIVRISQGEVQIERSEFMNWFMWELLSGDGQKDYAYQALDFSSMSDPQAFEAIKQHGIAQGIFDASITLATLDQLYRVFHANWQSLLDYRFPPLDLPLTLFAADVELPDVLQAPHELVGTAFRDPYRGWRTVAPHVERIAIEGDHLTMMREPHIQRVGEVIKARIDAARVKSADSVAAFA; encoded by the coding sequence ATGACTCAGGTCACGCCCGTTTCGAGCGACCTGCTTTACCCGCTGACGGCTCCGCAACTGGATATCTGGCTGGACCAGCGGTTGCACGAAGATTCACCGCTGTACAACATCGGCGGTTATGCCCGGATCAATGGCGCGGTGGATGCCACGCGGATGCAGCACGCGATTGACCAGGTGGTCAGTCGCCACGACGCGCTGCGCACGCAACTGGTGCCGGGCTCGGTTGATCATCCGTTGCCGCGCCAACGCTTCCTGGCCTCGGTCAGCGCGGCGTACTCCTTGATCGACGTCTCGGCACAGGCCGATCCCGAAGCCGCCGCACTGGCGCTGCTGGAAGAAAACCTGCAAACACCGTTCTCGTTTGATGACGGTCCGCTGTATCGCACCGAACTGCTGAAAGTGCGGGAAGACCTGTATTACTTTTTCTTCAATTGCCATCACCTGATCGTTGATGGCTGGTCATTTGCCATGATTGGCAAAGCTATCAGCGAGGCCTACAGCGCCTCGGAACCGATGCTGCCGGCACCGAGTTATCAGGCCTTTCTTGAACAGCAAGGCAGCGAAAAAGCCTCGGCGGCATTCCAGCGCCAGCGCCACTATTGGCTGGAAAAATACCGGACGCTGCCCGAACCATTGCTCGCGCCGCGTACTGAAAGCCGTGTCGGGCAAGGCCTGGTGCCGAGCCAGAACCACACCTGGCGCTTGCCGCGTGCGCTGTACAACCGTCTCGGCGAACTGACGAAGGCCAGCGGCCAAGGGTCGATTTTCCATGTGATGCTGGGCGCGCTGTACAGCTACTTCGCCCGGGTGGCCCAGCGCGACGAGATCGTGATCGGCCTGCCGATCCTCAATCGCGCGAATGCCGCGCACAAGGCCACGGTCGGTTTGTTCGTCGGCATGAGCCCGGTTCGCCTGAGCCTCGGTACCGACCTGACCTTTGCCGAACTGGTCGGCCAGATTGCCCTCACGCTGAAGCAGGATTATCGCTACCAGCGTTATCCGTTGAGCGAACTGAACCGTGAACTCGGCTTGCACAACCTGGGTCGGCGGCAGTTGTTCGACCTGGTGGTGTCCTTCGAGCAAGACCAGGACACGTGGTACGACGCCACCCTCGCCCACCCGGTCAAACTGAGTAACGGCTACGAACAGAATCCCCTGGCGATGCACGTGCGTGAAGCCGGGCCGGATGACGATGTGTGGATGCATTTCATCTACAACGAAGCGTACTTCGATGCCGCGCAGATCGACGCGCTGCAACAACGTTTCATGAGCCTTCTGCACGCCGTGGCGGCTGATTTCGATGTGCCGGTCAACGCCCTGGAGCTGATGCCGGCTGCTGAACGCTTATTGTTGGACGAATGGAATCGCACCGAAGTCGATTACCCGAAACAGCCGCTGCTGCATGAGTTGATCGAGGCGCAAGTCGCGGCTCGCCCGGACGCGATTGCCGTACGCTTTGAGAACCAGTCGCTGACCTACGACGCACTGAATCGCCAGGCCAATCAGTTGGCGCATGCCTTGCTGGAACGCGGGATCCGCCCGGACGACCGCGTGGCCATTTGCGTGGAGCGCAGTCTGGAGATGGTGGTCGGTCTGCTGGGCATTCTGAAAGCGGGAGCCGCTTACGTCCCGCTGGATCCGGGCTACCCTGCCGACCGCTTGAGCCACATGCTCAGTGACAGTGAGCCCGGCGTCCTGATCAGCACTCGCGCCTTGCTGGACAGCCTGCCTGCCGTGACGGTGCCGGTGTTGTGCCTCGACACCGACCGCGAACAGCTCGCCCGGCAACCGGATGAAAACCCCGTCCTCGGCCTGACGCCGCAACACCTCGCCTACGTGATTTACACCTCCGGCTCTACCGGCCTGCCCAAAGGCGTGATGAATCAGCATGACGGCGTGGTCAATCGTCTGCTCTGGGCCCGTGATGCTTATGGTGTCGATGAGCACAGCGTTGTCCTGCAAAAGACTCCGTTCAGTTTCGATGTGTCGGTCTGGGAGTTTTTCCTGCCGCTGCTCAGCGGTGCGCAGCTGGTAGTGGCGGCGCCCGGTGGGCATCAGGATCCCGGCTATTTGATGGACATCATGGCGAGCGCGGGCATCACGCTGCTGCATTTCGTGCCGTCGATGTTGCAGGTGTTTCTCGATCAGGCCGAGCACAAGCGTTTGCCTGCACTCAAGCAGGTGCTGTGCAGTGGCGAAGCCTTGCCCTATGCCTTGCAGGAGCGTTTTTTCGAGCAACTGCCGAACGTGCAACTGCACAACCTCTACGGTCCCACTGAAGCGGCGATCGACGTCACGGCCTGGCATTGCCGGCCCGGCGTGCACAACGGCATCGTGCCAATCGGCCAGCCCATCGCCAATACCCAACTGCATGTGCTCGACGGCAACCTGCAACCGCTACCGCCGGGGATTGCCGGCGAGCTGCACATCGGTGGCATCGGTGTCGCGCGGGGCTACTTGAATCGCCCCGAACTCACCGCCGAGCGGTTTATTCGTGATCCGTTCCAGGCCGATCCTCAAACGCGCCTGTACAAGACCGGTGATCTGGGTCGTTGGTTGCCGGATGGCAGCCTCGAATACCTGGGCCGCAATGACTTCCAGGTGAAGATTCGTGGCCTGCGCATTGAGTTGGGCGAGATTGAATCGCGGCTGGTGGCGTGCGAAGGCGTCAAGGAAGCGGTGGTGATCGCCCGTCAGCAGACCGAAGGCGATGCCTGGTTGTGCGCCTACCTTGTCGGCGAGCCGGGCGTTGAGCTATCACCGCAAACATTGCAGGCAACCTTGCAGCAGCAAGTCCCCGACTACATGGTGCCCCGGCATCTGATTCAGCTTGAGCAATTCCCGTTGAACGTCAACGGCAAGCTCGACCGCAAGGCCCTGCCCGAACCCGACGAAACCCTGGGTCGCCGTGATGCAACGGCGCCGCGCTCGGCGCTGGAACACACGCTGGCCGAACTCTGGCGGGACAACCTCAAGCGCTCGGAACTGGGCATCCACGATAACTACTTCATGCTCGGCGGCGACTCCCTGAAAGTCATCCACTTGCAGGTCAAGGCCCGTGAGCAAGGGATCGCCCTGACGCTGGCGCAGATCTACCAGCACCCGAGCATCGCGCAACTGGCCGAAAGCGTTGAGGCCCACGGCGGCACTTCTACCAGACTTGCACCCTTGGCGCATGTGGCACCGTTTGCCCAAGTGCCCGAGGCGATTCGCCTGGCCAGCGCCGGTGAATTCGATGATGTGTTTGCCGCGTCGCAACTGCAAGTCGGGATGATCTACCACTCGATGATGCACCCGGATTCGGCGATCTATCACGACATCTTCCGCTATCGCCTGCGCCTGAAATGGGACCCCGTGGCCTGGGACCGGGCGTGCCGCGCCTTGATCCAGCGGCACCCGGCGTTGCGCATGTCCTTCGATGTCGGGCATACCGAAGCGCCGATGGCGCGGGTGCATTCGGTGGTGGAGTCGCCGGTGCAGCTCATCGTTTCGCCGAGCCCTGCTGATCGCGAGCAGGCGGTTGCGACCTACATCGAGGAACGCAAACGTCACCGCGAAGACTGGCACCAAGCGCCGCTGTATCAATTTGGCGTGGCCGTCGGCACGGATGAGATTGATCTGGTGTTCAGCTTCCACCACGCGATTCTCGATGGCTGGAGTGTCGCCACGTTGATGCGTGACCTGATTACGCTCTACACCTCCGAAACCCCACTGCCGGCCCTGAGCACCACACCCGCCGACTTTGTCGTACTCGAACAGGCCGCCATGGCCAGCGAGGTGCACCGCCAATTCTGGCGCGATTACCTGCACGATGCGCCCGCCGCATCGATGACCAGTTGGACCCACGCGGTGGCCCCGGACCCGACGCCGCACCGATCGGCTTACCGCGAGATGCCCGCAGCGGATGTGGCCCGGCTCGAAGCGTTCTGCCGCGACCAGGACCTGCCCTTGCGCGCGGTGCTGCTGGCGGCCCACGGTTTTGCCCAGGCCATCGTGTCGAATCAGCAAGAGGTGTTGTGCGGCGTGATCAGTCATGGTCGTCCCGAGTTTGAGGACAGCGCTCAAGTGCTGGGGCTGTTCCTCAATAGCTTGCCCATACGCTTCAGCACCCAGGGCAGCAATTGGCTCGATGTGATTCGCGGTCTGATGCACCAGGAACAACAGGTGTTTGCGCACAGGCGCTACCCGTTCGCGCTGATTCACCGGGAAACCGATGTGGCGCTGAACGTGGTGTTCAACTACGTCGATTTCTACGTGCTCAACGACCTGCTGGCGCCGGGTGAAGAAATCCTCACCGGTTGGGAAACCACCGAGGCGAGCAACTATGACTTGCTGACCACGGCGGGCCGTCACCCCTCCAACGGTTCGCTGATGCTGAAGACCGACTACCGCACGGCGCGTGTCGCGACCAGTCAGGTCGAGGTCTATGCCGATTACATGCTGCGCACCCTTGAATTGATGATCGCCAACCCCGACGCGCCGCCGCGCATACCGGACTGGATGCCGCGCATCGAGCACACGGCGCCAGCGACCCACGGCAATCTCTCGACGTTGCTGCTGGACAGCTTCGCGCGATATGACGAACAAGTCGCCGTGAGTTTTGCCCAGACCAGTCTGTCGTACCGGCAACTGGCGGACCGCAGCGCCCAACTGGCAAGTTGGCTGCACCGGCGCGGTATCGGTCCGGGTGACCGGGTGGCAATCATGATGCCGCGTTCCCCCGAACTGATCATCGCGCTTCTTGGTGTGATCCAGGCCGGCGCCGCGTATGTGCCGATTGACATGAGTTACCCGCAGGACCGCATTCGTCTGATCCTCGACGACTCGCAGCCGCGTCTGGTGCTGTCCGGTGACGGCTCGACCAATCTGGTGGCGACCCTCGGCAGCCAGGTCGAGCGGCGGCACTGGGAAGGTGTGGTCGCCGAGTTCGATGACAATCTGGCGCGCTGTCATCAGCGAGTGGCGTCGATAGCGGCCGGGATTTGCGGAGACGATAACGCTTATCTGCTCTACACCTCCGGCTCGACCGGACGGCCGAAAGGCGTGGCCATGCCACATCACGCCTTGGGCAATATGATCCGCTGGCAAACCCGCCAGCAGGACGCCACGAACGCGCCGCTGAAGACGCTGCAATATTCGCCGATCTCGTTCGACGTTTCGTTCCAGGAAATCCTCTCGACCCTGTCGAGCGGCGCAGAACTGGTGATGATCGATGAGGCGCTGCGTTACGACTTCATTCGGTTGCTGAAATTTATCGGCGCGCAGGAGATCAATCGCTTGTTCCTGCCTTACGTCGCGTTCCAGGGCTTGGCCGAAGTCGCGATGCAGCTCGGCATCCGCCCCGCTTCGCTGCGCCAGATCAACGTGGCGGGCGAGCAGCTGAAAATCACCGCTGAAATCCGTCACCTGATCGACAGCCTCGACGACTGCCGGGTGGAAAACCATTACGGCCCGACCGAAGCGCACGTGGTCACCAGCCTGCGGCTTGAAGGCGCCAGCGCGGACTGGCCGAACATGCCACCGATTGGCGTGCCGATCGATGGCGTGCGCATGCACGTGCTGGATGCGGCGGGCAATGCCTGTCCGGTCGGGGTCAGCGGTGATTTGTTCATCGAAGGCCTGTGCCTGGCCAACGGTTACTGGAATCAACCGGACCTGACTGCCGAACGCTTTGTCTATCGCGAACTGGAGGGTGAGAACCGTCGGTTATACGAGACCGGCGACGTTGGCTTCTACCTGCCTTGGGGCGACCTGATCTATCAGGGTCGCAGCGATGCGCAGGTGAAGATTCGTGGTTATCGCGTCGAGTTGGGCGAGATTGAAGTGGCGATGCTCGGTTCCGCACAGTTCGGTGCCGATATTCAGCAAGTGGCGGTGATCGACAAGCAGGCAGCGGATGGCGGTCGGTATCTGGTCGGTTTTGTTCAAGTGATGCCGGGACGCGAACTGGACCTGGATCGACTCAAGGCCGAAATGCGCCTGACGCTGCCCGATTACATGCTGCCCAACACCCTGGTCAGCATCGCGCATATCCCACTCGGCCCGACCGGCAAGATTGATCGCCAGCGCCTGCAAAAGGTCGACGTGCAAACCACCTTGCTGCGGCCGTTCACCGCGCCGCGAAACACCTGGGAAGACCTGCTGCAGGCCTATTGGCAGGAAACCCTGGAGCTGGAAGAGATCAGCGTCCATGACAATTTCTTCGAGCTGGGCGGCAACTCCCTGAAGGCCGTCCGGCTGATTGCGATGCTGGCCAGGCATCAAGGCTGCGAGCCGTCGCTGTCAGACTTTATCCAGGCGCCGACCATCGCCGAATTTGCCCAGGTGTTGCAGCAGAGCGAGGCCGGCCACGGGCAGACCGGTGCGCTGGTGGATTTCAAAAACGCGAAGCGTGTGCCAACGCTGTTCCTCGTGCACCCCATCGGTGGGCATGTGCTGTGTTATGCCGCATTGGCGCGGGTGCTCAAGGATCGGGTTCAGCTGTACGCCCTGCAAGCACCCGGCACCTGGGACAGCCGCGCGCCATTGCAATCGGTGCAGGCTCAGGCTGTGCATTACGCCGATGCGATTGAGCAGGTCGCCCCCACCGGTCCGCTGAACATTGGCGGCTGGTCCTACGGCGGCGTGGTCGCCTATGAACTCGCGAGCGAGTTGAAGCGGCGCGGCCGGCGCCTGCATAACGTGTTTTTGCTCGACACCATCGTGCGGATCAGCCAGGGCGAGGTGCAGATCGAGCGCAGCGAGTTCATGAACTGGTTCATGTGGGAATTGCTCAGCGGCGATGGCCAGAAGGACTACGCCTATCAAGCCCTGGATTTCTCATCCATGAGCGATCCGCAAGCCTTCGAAGCGATCAAACAACACGGCATCGCCCAAGGGATTTTCGACGCCAGCATTACCCTGGCGACGCTGGATCAGCTGTACCGGGTGTTCCATGCCAACTGGCAATCGCTGCTGGACTACCGCTTCCCGCCACTCGACTTGCCATTGACGCTGTTTGCGGCGGACGTCGAGTTGCCGGATGTGCTGCAAGCCCCGCATGAACTGGTCGGCACTGCATTCCGCGATCCGTATCGCGGCTGGCGCACGGTTGCGCCGCACGTGGAGCGGATCGCCATCGAAGGCGACCATCTGACCATGATGCGCGAGCCGCATATCCAGCGGGTTGGCGAGGTGATCAAGGCGCGGATTGATGCAGCTCGGGTGAAAAGCGCAGACAGCGTGGCTGCATTCGCATAG